GCCATCTAGTGTTAAGATGCCATCTAGTGTTAAGACGCCATCTAGTGTTAAGATGCCGTCTAGTGTTAGGACGCCATCTAGTGTTAAGACACCATCTAGTGTTAGGACGCCATCTAGTGTTTGGGCGCCATCTAGTGTTAAGATGCCATCTAGTGTTAAGACGCCATCTAGTGTTAGGACGCCATCTAGTGTTAAGATGCCATCTAGTGTGAAGACGCCATCTAGTGTTAGGACACCATCTAGTGTTAAGATGCCATCTAGTGTTAAGACGCCATCTAGTGTTAGGACGCCATCTAGTGTTAAGACGCCATCTAGTGTTAAGATGCCATCTAGTGTTAAGATGCCATCTAGTGTTAAGACGCCATCTAGTGTTAGGACGCCATCTAGTGTTAAGACACCATCTAGTGTTAGGACGCCATCTAGTGTTAGGACGCCATCTAGTGTTAAGACACCATCTAGTGTTAGGACGCCATCTAGTGTTCGGGCGCCATCTAGTGTTAAGACGCCATCTAGTGTTAGGACGCCATCTAGTGTTAAGACACCATCTAGTGTTAGGACGCCATCTAGTGTTCGGGCGCCATCTAATGTTAAAACGCCATCTAGTGTTGCCTTGCACTTAAATGTCTCGCATAGATTACCGGCTAGTTTCTGATTGTATAGATGAGGATAACATTACTGCTAGTTTATTAACAACACCATTCACAGATCATAAAGCAGTATCACTGACTGTCTCCTAACATTACTCCCCCCGGGCCTAATTAAAGCAGGACTTTAATTACTCTATTTTTTGTATGAATTACAATACAATAAATCTGAAACTTGTTTTGCACATCTCATAAAAATCTCCAGCTGAGGTACTAACTGCCATCAAACACCTGAAACTCAACAGATCTCCAGTGGTTCTATTTGCCTTAGCAGAACAAATGGACCATTTCCTCCACCGGGTCCTCACAGAAAGCAAACTTCTTCTCTATGTCCAGACCTTTTACCCTAGAATGACCCGCTTTTGATTGACAGATCTGCCTTCTTAACGACTATAAATTTTTGCAATGAGAATGAAAAGTGTTCTTAGCCATATAATTGAAAATGGGTTTATGACACACAGACAaatgaactattacttgtaaacaaagctacgcgggtgacgatcattgctcccattggacagaaatgatgggggcgggacagagca
This genomic stretch from Girardinichthys multiradiatus isolate DD_20200921_A chromosome 3, DD_fGirMul_XY1, whole genome shotgun sequence harbors:
- the LOC124865329 gene encoding neurofilament heavy polypeptide-like, encoding MYISLNYCCFIIFFNAPVQLCKQALVPDSVKTPSSVRTPSSVRTPSSVKMPSSVMTPSSVKMPSSVKMPSSVRMPSSVMMPSSVKMPSSVRMPSSVWAPYSVKMPSSVKMPSSVRMPSSVMMPSSVMMPSSVRTPSSVKMPSSVKMPSSVRTPSSVRAPSSVKMPSSVKMPSSVRTPSSVRAPSSVKMPSSVKTPSSVKMPSSVRTPSSVKTPSSVRTPSSVWAPSSVKMPSSVKTPSSVRTPSSVKMPSSVKTPSSVRTPSSVKMPSSVKTPSSVRTPSSVKTPSSVKMPSSVKMPSSVKTPSSVRTPSSVKTPSSVRTPSSVRTPSSVKTPSSVRTPSSVRAPSSVKTPSSVRTPSSVKTPSSVRTPSSVRAPSNVKTPSSVALHLNVSHRLPASF